Proteins encoded together in one Pontiella desulfatans window:
- a CDS encoding glycosyl hydrolase: MSGVCLLLAAGALADKGEIDALEYPFTVPGSATASVSVNTAKRTPVNNLLLGLNANWPENLYGKIGYNHPDAQRLIRRFKPSSLRFPHGVWAKFYDWESDGRRKTDNYKTPYDASVTNHPTLKYGFDGLHQLHQELKFDTVFTYNLNYDSPEKGVRRLRDRKEKGFDVRWVELGNEPFWKTQRSEATKTLEDYMAVSKAHAAALKAVDPKLKVSVPVHWRDAETNPWNQPFFKETYFDAITVHKHMGGGAKETLFTGDILSKMANTFRTIFPNHPIWLTEWSTGKGDNAITVLGMADGYLTLFENQDIFDIACFFQMNAGHPFFLYDKKTGVHTKTASGAAYEMVRDLFENAQLLECQVESVQVGEGLDAVRAAAVLKDGTVSVFAINKTPVGVPLKLGIDRAEDAPAFRHQALSFDGVNQLKTFAPEEKLPVVSVPRGSEVVLPPLSINRIDRL; the protein is encoded by the coding sequence ATGTCAGGCGTTTGCCTGTTGCTGGCGGCGGGTGCCCTTGCGGATAAGGGTGAAATTGACGCTCTGGAATATCCATTCACTGTTCCGGGTTCGGCAACCGCATCGGTGTCGGTGAATACGGCAAAGCGGACTCCGGTCAACAATCTGCTGCTGGGGCTGAATGCCAACTGGCCGGAAAACCTTTACGGCAAGATCGGCTATAACCATCCGGACGCGCAACGGCTGATCCGCCGGTTCAAACCCTCCTCCCTGCGTTTCCCCCACGGGGTCTGGGCAAAATTTTACGACTGGGAAAGCGATGGCCGGCGCAAAACGGATAACTATAAAACACCGTATGATGCTTCGGTCACCAACCATCCGACGTTGAAATATGGTTTCGACGGCCTGCATCAACTGCATCAGGAACTAAAGTTCGATACCGTTTTCACCTATAACCTGAACTATGACTCTCCCGAAAAAGGGGTGCGCCGCCTGAGGGATCGCAAGGAAAAGGGATTCGATGTCCGATGGGTTGAACTGGGCAACGAACCATTCTGGAAAACCCAGCGTAGCGAGGCCACCAAGACGCTGGAAGATTACATGGCCGTTTCAAAGGCACATGCCGCCGCATTGAAGGCCGTGGATCCCAAACTCAAGGTCTCGGTTCCCGTTCACTGGCGCGATGCGGAGACCAATCCGTGGAACCAACCGTTTTTCAAGGAAACCTATTTCGATGCCATCACGGTGCACAAGCATATGGGCGGAGGGGCAAAGGAAACCCTCTTTACCGGGGACATCCTCTCCAAGATGGCCAATACCTTTCGCACGATTTTCCCGAACCACCCCATCTGGCTGACGGAATGGTCCACAGGCAAGGGCGACAATGCCATCACGGTGCTGGGCATGGCCGATGGATATTTAACCCTGTTTGAAAACCAGGATATTTTCGATATCGCCTGTTTTTTCCAGATGAATGCAGGGCATCCCTTTTTCCTGTACGACAAAAAAACCGGAGTCCATACCAAGACGGCGTCCGGCGCGGCCTATGAAATGGTTCGCGACCTTTTTGAAAACGCGCAACTGCTGGAGTGCCAGGTCGAGTCCGTCCAGGTTGGGGAGGGGTTGGATGCGGTTAGGGCGGCTGCCGTCCTGAAGGATGGAACGGTATCGGTTTTTGCCATCAATAAAACCCCGGTGGGTGTGCCGCTCAAGCTGGGCATTGACCGTGCGGAGGATGCGCCGGCCTTCAGGCACCAGGCGTTGTCGTTCGATGGCGTCAACCAATTGAAGACGTTCGCCCCGGAGGAAAAACTTCCGGTCGTGAGCGTGCCGCGAGGCAGCGAAGTCGTGCTGCCGCCCTTGTCGATCAACCGTATCGATCGGTTATAA
- a CDS encoding sulfatase family protein: MNGTGWGLVLLCGTVFLSQGQAAETSRKNIVFILADDQRNDVLGCYGNDLIQTPTIDQLASNGVRFENFFCETPICSASRATLISGLSQRTHGYNFGEPAVDANYIPTSYPAYLKASGYRTGFTGKYGFRFSKNDRKQQFDFFKPYDRNPYLKKMPDGSLRHETDLCADAAIEFIKGNPKGQPFCLSVSFNASHAEDSDLRPGFHFQWPESTDGLYEEITLPSPKLGDDKYFEALPGFLKDEGELSRARYFWRWDTPEKYQVNLRAYFRMITGIDNAVARILAELKTQGLDQNTVVVYTGDNGFLMADRGLAGKWNHYDQSLHVPFIVYDPALPEHKRGRVVTELGTHLDVAPTIVEWAGLSKPAVYQGRSLVGLVEDGLVADWPQEVYCEHKFKRYNNWYGVRGKRYKYAVYYEEPDGPYECLYDLEKDPAEVANLAANPEYADVRKDMVRRLDAYLNAFPEASGKPDNKE; encoded by the coding sequence ATGAATGGAACCGGATGGGGATTGGTGCTTTTGTGCGGGACGGTATTCTTGTCGCAAGGGCAGGCGGCGGAAACCTCGCGAAAAAACATTGTCTTTATTCTGGCCGACGACCAGCGCAACGATGTGCTCGGCTGTTACGGAAATGATCTCATCCAAACCCCGACGATCGACCAGCTCGCGTCGAACGGGGTGCGGTTCGAAAACTTTTTTTGCGAGACGCCCATCTGCAGTGCGAGCCGCGCAACGCTCATAAGCGGGCTTTCCCAGCGCACGCATGGGTACAACTTTGGCGAGCCGGCGGTGGATGCCAACTATATTCCCACCAGCTATCCGGCCTATCTGAAGGCCAGTGGCTACCGCACGGGCTTCACCGGGAAATATGGGTTCCGTTTCAGCAAGAACGACCGAAAGCAACAGTTCGATTTCTTCAAACCCTACGACCGCAACCCCTACCTGAAAAAGATGCCGGACGGTTCGTTGCGCCACGAAACCGACCTGTGCGCCGACGCGGCGATTGAATTCATCAAAGGCAACCCCAAGGGGCAGCCGTTCTGCCTGTCGGTCAGCTTCAATGCATCGCATGCGGAGGACAGCGATCTGCGCCCCGGGTTCCACTTCCAGTGGCCGGAATCGACCGATGGCCTCTATGAGGAGATCACTCTGCCGTCACCCAAGCTGGGCGACGATAAATATTTCGAGGCGCTTCCCGGATTCCTGAAGGATGAAGGCGAGCTTTCGCGCGCCCGCTATTTCTGGCGCTGGGATACGCCCGAAAAATACCAGGTCAACCTGCGCGCCTATTTCCGGATGATTACCGGCATCGACAACGCCGTTGCCCGGATTCTCGCCGAGCTGAAGACGCAGGGGCTGGATCAAAACACGGTGGTGGTCTATACGGGCGACAACGGGTTCCTGATGGCGGACCGCGGGCTGGCCGGAAAGTGGAACCACTACGACCAATCCCTTCATGTTCCGTTCATTGTCTACGACCCGGCCCTGCCGGAGCATAAACGGGGCCGCGTGGTTACGGAGCTCGGCACGCATCTCGATGTTGCCCCGACGATCGTCGAGTGGGCCGGCTTGTCCAAGCCGGCCGTCTACCAGGGGCGGTCGCTGGTCGGGTTGGTGGAGGATGGGCTGGTTGCGGATTGGCCGCAGGAGGTCTACTGCGAACATAAATTCAAACGCTACAACAACTGGTACGGGGTTCGCGGAAAGCGGTATAAATATGCGGTCTACTATGAAGAGCCGGATGGGCCATACGAGTGTCTTTACGATTTGGAAAAAGATCCTGCCGAGGTTGCAAATCTGGCGGCCAACCCCGAATATGCCGACGTTCGCAAGGACATGGTCCGGCGGCTGGACGCCTACCTCAACGCCTTCCCGGAGGCATCGGGCAAACCTGACAATAAAGAATAG
- a CDS encoding GH39 family glycosyl hydrolase has translation MRYHWDVSNRISPMRRFNRPVGEKPYICVVRPLGGKSKDGEKLIDEDTYKWDGGNYVYDWAPLKTQIDTVQSGARIFQLMIDNVPWAFQRGMDLKGQQEVETYGNAWPPNDPGAWSLYIQEMLKELIKTYGRERVGQWRFCIGREIGTAGHWRGSMPEFFDHYALTVKAVHSILPEAKVGAHFLWASSNNSYGPDFVKWCKQNNVHYDFVGVSYYPFYNRSNRVDIERVYRLDFAPIKDIPEWNPEATLEIHEFSLIKSMSKQGNSFDNAPKAHSEAFTVMLGKMMYDHNMHHVFRWGTGENKLAEQEFLRMKGNVYYAGSKQGEPLVAGNRIDAVFARDMKNNQFNIMAYNYNADPSTKKAEPVAIATTLPFPPSTRIKTRTAAFGESGLEWSDWKMQRTQSGSGREVSMLELGVGLPSFSFCKIEIQGPEAGRPTRVLTNRADQSNVEVELGDLDDGNLVCYMRGRRYVIPITSLSDDDQLYLKKWAEGK, from the coding sequence ATGCGGTATCACTGGGATGTCAGCAACCGCATCTCGCCGATGCGCCGGTTTAATAGGCCGGTCGGCGAAAAACCCTATATCTGTGTGGTTCGGCCGTTGGGAGGAAAATCCAAGGATGGCGAGAAGCTTATCGATGAAGACACCTACAAGTGGGATGGCGGCAACTATGTCTACGATTGGGCGCCGCTCAAGACGCAGATCGACACCGTCCAGTCCGGGGCGCGTATCTTCCAGTTGATGATCGATAACGTACCCTGGGCCTTTCAGCGGGGGATGGATTTGAAGGGGCAGCAGGAGGTGGAGACCTACGGCAATGCCTGGCCGCCAAACGATCCTGGGGCCTGGTCTCTTTATATCCAGGAAATGCTGAAGGAGCTCATCAAAACCTATGGTCGGGAACGGGTCGGGCAATGGCGGTTTTGCATCGGTCGCGAAATCGGAACCGCCGGTCACTGGCGAGGAAGCATGCCGGAGTTCTTCGACCACTACGCATTAACGGTGAAAGCCGTTCATTCGATCCTGCCCGAAGCAAAGGTCGGTGCCCATTTCCTGTGGGCATCATCCAATAATTCCTACGGACCGGACTTTGTGAAATGGTGCAAGCAAAACAACGTCCACTATGATTTCGTCGGCGTATCCTATTATCCGTTTTACAATAGGAGCAACCGCGTCGATATCGAGCGCGTATACCGGCTTGATTTTGCGCCCATCAAAGACATTCCGGAGTGGAATCCGGAGGCGACGTTGGAAATCCATGAGTTTTCACTGATTAAAAGCATGAGCAAACAGGGGAACAGTTTCGATAATGCGCCCAAGGCCCACTCGGAAGCGTTCACGGTGATGCTCGGAAAAATGATGTATGACCACAATATGCACCATGTGTTCCGATGGGGCACCGGCGAAAACAAGCTGGCCGAGCAGGAATTCCTCCGGATGAAGGGCAACGTCTATTACGCCGGTTCCAAACAGGGCGAACCCCTCGTCGCCGGCAATAGGATCGATGCTGTGTTTGCACGGGATATGAAGAACAATCAGTTCAATATCATGGCCTACAACTACAACGCCGACCCATCGACCAAGAAAGCCGAGCCGGTTGCAATTGCCACCACCCTTCCTTTTCCTCCGTCCACCCGGATTAAAACCCGTACGGCCGCCTTTGGCGAATCCGGCTTGGAGTGGTCGGACTGGAAAATGCAACGAACCCAATCCGGTAGTGGCAGGGAGGTGTCGATGCTGGAACTCGGGGTCGGGTTGCCGTCTTTCTCGTTCTGCAAGATCGAAATTCAGGGGCCGGAAGCGGGCCGGCCCACACGCGTTTTAACCAACCGGGCAGACCAATCGAACGTTGAAGTGGAACTGGGGGATTTGGACGACGGGAACCTGGTTTGCTATATGCGGGGGCGTCGCTACGTCATTCCCATCACCTCCCTCAGCGATGATGATCAGCTCTACCTGAAAAAATGGGCGGAAGGGAAATAG
- a CDS encoding alpha-L-rhamnosidase, with amino-acid sequence MPIDLTMGEGFVNPLGFHDATPVFSWKLPVGVQKQTAYQLVVKGDGLLWDSGWVESDRSVFVPYGGKALASRQQGEWQVRFRDENGKQSEWSESATFELGLLSNADWKAQWIRPSMPDAPPVPEFKLIKATYRAKEKHELQKDLTAFYRKKIKDNFLEVNVRNQVLGGDPAEGSVKELVLVYLLDGEERTSIVEENKKATFPPMEAKVESVAWLRREFPVSGEVGRARLYVTARGVFEVHLNGEKVGNDAFVPGWTSYADRLDTLTYDVTDKIIGGQNAIGALLGAGWYAGRLGWAHDKGLFGRHPELLLQLEITYRDGRKVNVVSNGEWKATLDGPIVVSSIYDGETYDARKEMPGWDKPGYDDAAWGAVGVNAEPGAQRLVPKPFAPVRVTETLATRKITEPEPGRFVFDLGQNMVGWPVLDIPVEKDRTVTLRVAEMLNQDGTMYTANYRSAKATDFHTAAQTGTVSWRPTFTFHGFRYVELSGLPEGAKPKTDWVRGEVLHTDLPRIGSFSSSHEKLNQLYSNITWGQRGNFLDIPTDCPQRDERLGWTGDAQAFAPTALLNYDCHAFFKSWLGSMRDDQFADGQIPHVVPDILNAGGSPGWMDAATIIPWDVYVSTGDAEMLSENYGMMEKLVAWYRGRSKDGLISKMGGFGDWLQPYAKDQKGDTPKELLGTAFYANSVQILADSATVLGKKADAAKYGAEAARVKAAFANHYFDADGKLRNAPETQTAYLLAIGFNLVPDELQKKAARHLVALVDAADGHLRTGFLGTPFIAQVLDDMGHGDLAYSLLFKETYPSWFFSINQGATTMWERWNSYSHQDGFGNVTMNSFNHYAYGAIGEWMIERVAGLSLDPEHPGYRHFFVRPLSGGPLTSARAELETAYGKAASGWRKEGNRLAMEVVVPPNTTATVEFPNGRPSETVAPGVHRFELEL; translated from the coding sequence ATGCCGATCGATCTAACCATGGGGGAAGGTTTTGTGAACCCGCTCGGTTTCCACGATGCCACGCCGGTCTTTTCGTGGAAGCTGCCGGTCGGCGTTCAAAAACAGACCGCTTATCAACTCGTGGTGAAAGGCGATGGCCTGCTTTGGGACAGCGGTTGGGTTGAATCGGACCGGTCGGTTTTTGTTCCGTACGGGGGCAAGGCACTGGCTTCCCGGCAACAGGGCGAATGGCAAGTCCGGTTCCGCGATGAAAACGGAAAACAATCGGAATGGAGTGAATCCGCAACCTTTGAACTCGGTCTTCTTTCCAACGCCGATTGGAAGGCGCAGTGGATCCGTCCCTCCATGCCGGACGCGCCTCCCGTGCCCGAATTCAAATTGATCAAGGCAACCTACCGGGCGAAGGAAAAGCACGAACTCCAGAAGGACTTGACGGCGTTCTATCGGAAAAAAATCAAGGACAACTTCCTGGAAGTCAACGTGAGGAACCAGGTCCTTGGCGGGGATCCCGCCGAGGGATCGGTGAAGGAACTGGTGCTGGTCTATCTGTTGGACGGCGAAGAACGAACGAGCATCGTGGAGGAAAACAAAAAGGCAACCTTCCCTCCGATGGAGGCGAAGGTGGAATCCGTTGCCTGGCTGCGCCGCGAATTTCCGGTGTCTGGGGAGGTCGGGCGCGCCCGACTGTATGTCACGGCGCGCGGGGTGTTCGAAGTGCATCTGAATGGCGAAAAAGTCGGGAACGATGCGTTCGTTCCCGGGTGGACCTCCTATGCGGACCGGCTCGATACGCTGACGTATGATGTCACTGATAAAATCATAGGCGGGCAGAACGCCATCGGGGCGTTGCTGGGGGCGGGATGGTATGCCGGACGTCTGGGCTGGGCGCATGACAAAGGGTTGTTCGGCCGTCATCCGGAGCTGTTGCTCCAGCTGGAAATCACCTATCGGGATGGCCGCAAGGTGAACGTCGTTTCCAATGGGGAGTGGAAGGCCACGCTGGACGGGCCGATCGTTGTCTCGAGCATCTACGACGGGGAAACCTACGATGCCCGCAAGGAGATGCCCGGATGGGATAAACCCGGCTATGACGACGCGGCCTGGGGGGCGGTCGGGGTCAATGCCGAACCCGGTGCGCAACGGCTCGTTCCCAAGCCCTTTGCCCCGGTCCGGGTAACGGAAACGCTGGCCACCCGGAAAATCACCGAGCCCGAACCCGGTCGTTTCGTGTTCGACCTCGGGCAAAACATGGTGGGCTGGCCGGTGCTGGATATTCCGGTTGAAAAGGACCGGACTGTAACGCTGCGTGTGGCCGAAATGCTCAACCAGGACGGCACGATGTATACGGCGAACTATCGCTCGGCCAAAGCAACCGACTTCCATACCGCCGCCCAGACCGGCACGGTTTCGTGGCGGCCCACCTTTACCTTCCACGGGTTCCGCTATGTGGAGCTTTCCGGCCTGCCGGAGGGCGCCAAGCCGAAGACGGATTGGGTCCGCGGCGAGGTGCTCCATACCGATCTGCCAAGGATTGGTTCGTTCTCCTCGTCGCACGAAAAGCTGAACCAACTCTACAGCAACATCACCTGGGGCCAGCGCGGCAACTTCCTGGATATTCCCACCGACTGCCCGCAGCGCGACGAACGCCTCGGCTGGACGGGCGATGCCCAGGCCTTTGCCCCGACCGCGCTGCTCAACTACGACTGCCACGCCTTCTTCAAGAGCTGGCTCGGCTCCATGCGCGACGACCAGTTTGCCGACGGCCAAATTCCCCATGTGGTTCCCGACATCCTGAATGCCGGGGGCAGCCCCGGCTGGATGGATGCCGCCACGATTATCCCGTGGGATGTCTATGTGAGCACCGGCGATGCGGAGATGCTCTCCGAAAACTACGGCATGATGGAAAAGCTCGTGGCCTGGTACCGGGGGCGGTCAAAGGACGGGCTCATTTCCAAGATGGGTGGTTTCGGCGACTGGCTCCAGCCCTATGCCAAGGACCAGAAGGGCGATACGCCGAAGGAGCTGCTCGGTACCGCCTTTTACGCCAATAGCGTGCAGATTCTGGCCGACAGCGCAACGGTGCTCGGCAAAAAAGCCGATGCCGCAAAATATGGGGCGGAGGCCGCGCGGGTGAAGGCCGCCTTTGCCAACCATTATTTCGATGCGGATGGAAAGCTCCGGAACGCCCCGGAAACACAGACGGCCTATCTGCTGGCGATCGGCTTCAACCTGGTGCCGGATGAGCTTCAGAAGAAGGCGGCAAGGCATCTGGTTGCTTTGGTCGATGCGGCCGACGGCCACCTGCGAACCGGCTTCCTCGGAACCCCGTTCATCGCGCAGGTGCTCGACGACATGGGCCATGGCGATCTGGCCTATTCCCTTCTTTTCAAGGAAACCTATCCCTCGTGGTTCTTCTCGATCAACCAGGGCGCCACCACCATGTGGGAGCGCTGGAACAGCTACAGCCATCAGGATGGCTTTGGCAATGTGACCATGAATTCCTTCAACCACTATGCCTACGGCGCCATTGGCGAATGGATGATCGAACGCGTCGCCGGACTGTCGCTGGACCCGGAACATCCCGGCTACCGGCACTTCTTTGTGCGTCCGCTTTCCGGCGGCCCGCTCACGTCGGCGCGCGCCGAACTGGAGACCGCCTATGGCAAGGCGGCGAGTGGCTGGAGAAAGGAAGGCAACCGCCTCGCCATGGAGGTCGTCGTTCCGCCCAATACCACCGCCACCGTCGAATTCCCGAATGGCCGCCCATCGGAAACGGTCGCCCCGGGGGTGCATCGCTTTGAGCTGGAACTGTAG
- a CDS encoding glycoside hydrolase family 2 TIM barrel-domain containing protein, with protein sequence MKRLLVIGLLCCAGVCSAERMLFDDDWKFIQKDVPKAEQVQHPDAGWRTLDLPHDWTVEGSFDPKNPTTDRCGYLPTGIAWYRKTIEVPKAWKGKQVAIEFDGVFRNSTVWANGKKLGHRPYGWISFGYDVSDIVNESGSITFAVRVDNQQQHAARWYTGSGIYAHTWINIREPIHIPTSGIWIRTKGSTVSIDAEVVNKASGAEKAVVKTTVRDAEGNPVAMKEFPLLVKSGETATALQTLDIPDPNRWSPESPYLYTAVSEVVVDSKITDRVETRFGVRDIEWIPGKGMVLNGKLVKLRGVCQHQHGGAFGAAVPEKIIRFRVEQMKAMGCNSIRTAHNPHTPEFYDICDELGIIVMDEFVDGWNQKARADYGAQAFADWWKQDLTDWIKRDRNHPSVFVWSIGNETHGEESAKAMLARCHEIDPTRPVTSGSSEEQLMDIVGMNGGSESPNWFETQMPNDRVFIGTENTHTWQTRGYYRTQTWYRDGITSEVTEIPNLTEEEVFTVDWTDNAHRANRKHFYKSSYDNATVRSPARRMIAQIRDIPNNAGMYRWTGHDYLGEAGLASGAWPFKLFSGGTCDLANFEKDLYYLYQSQWTTEPMVHILPHWTHPAMKPGTEIPVWVYSNCDEVELFLNGKSQGKQTPGTKWQEMQCQWMVGWTPGSVVAVGYDGGRKAAEKMIRTADEPAQLQLSVDGEPLAASGKDLVQVRTTFRDAKGEFYPYGENRVFFNVQGPAKIKALDNGKPNDVEPFHGTTDRMAFFGLARAYIESGKDDGAVALVAGAILGDKKLVVSSTVHIDVQQIALRGKQAFQTPEIFFTTDGSTPSVKSTRYNGGFEVALGTTVKALVMIGGQPALVMEERFADDVGLLWEGGGLDTEFGGDQAEDAEFQGATKSTEGRNYNGSGFLDMGKKTGAYVEWYRENDGDTTKVDLIIRHSGAAKGRTPLKVRLNVNGQMMEQVVSLPPSANWGRQWRTVSVPITLKRGANTIRLTTVDAQGLFLDEIEIGN encoded by the coding sequence ATGAAAAGATTACTGGTTATAGGTTTGCTGTGTTGTGCGGGGGTGTGTTCGGCGGAGCGGATGCTTTTTGATGACGACTGGAAGTTTATCCAAAAGGATGTGCCGAAGGCGGAACAGGTGCAGCATCCGGATGCCGGATGGCGCACCTTGGACCTGCCGCACGACTGGACGGTTGAGGGATCGTTCGATCCGAAAAACCCGACCACGGACCGCTGCGGATATCTGCCGACGGGGATTGCCTGGTATCGGAAAACCATTGAGGTTCCGAAGGCGTGGAAGGGAAAACAGGTGGCCATTGAATTCGACGGGGTGTTCCGCAACAGCACCGTCTGGGCAAATGGAAAAAAACTCGGCCACCGTCCCTATGGATGGATCTCGTTTGGGTATGATGTCAGCGACATCGTGAACGAGTCGGGCTCGATCACCTTCGCCGTGCGCGTGGACAACCAGCAGCAACATGCCGCGCGGTGGTACACGGGCAGCGGGATCTATGCGCATACCTGGATCAACATTCGCGAACCGATCCACATTCCAACCTCCGGAATTTGGATCCGCACGAAAGGTTCGACCGTTTCCATTGATGCAGAGGTGGTGAATAAAGCCTCGGGAGCCGAAAAAGCGGTGGTTAAAACAACGGTTCGCGATGCCGAAGGGAATCCGGTTGCAATGAAGGAATTCCCGCTTCTTGTGAAAAGTGGGGAAACGGCCACGGCGCTGCAGACGTTGGACATCCCGGATCCCAATCGGTGGTCGCCCGAGTCGCCTTATCTGTACACGGCCGTAAGTGAAGTTGTGGTCGATTCGAAAATCACCGACCGCGTAGAGACCCGATTTGGTGTCCGCGATATCGAGTGGATTCCCGGAAAGGGCATGGTGCTCAATGGCAAGTTGGTGAAGTTGCGCGGGGTCTGCCAGCATCAGCATGGCGGGGCATTCGGTGCGGCGGTCCCGGAAAAGATTATCCGTTTCCGCGTGGAGCAGATGAAGGCCATGGGCTGCAACTCCATCCGGACGGCGCACAATCCGCATACGCCGGAATTCTACGACATCTGCGACGAGCTGGGCATCATTGTGATGGACGAGTTTGTGGATGGCTGGAACCAGAAGGCGCGCGCTGATTATGGCGCGCAGGCGTTTGCCGATTGGTGGAAACAGGACTTGACGGACTGGATCAAGCGCGACCGAAATCATCCCTCTGTGTTCGTTTGGAGCATTGGCAATGAAACGCATGGCGAAGAGAGTGCCAAAGCGATGCTGGCGCGCTGCCACGAAATCGATCCGACCCGGCCGGTGACCTCCGGCAGCTCCGAGGAGCAGTTGATGGATATTGTGGGAATGAACGGCGGGAGCGAGAGCCCAAACTGGTTCGAGACGCAGATGCCGAACGACCGCGTTTTCATTGGCACCGAAAATACACACACCTGGCAAACGCGCGGGTATTACCGCACGCAAACCTGGTATCGGGATGGCATCACGAGCGAGGTTACGGAGATTCCAAACCTGACCGAAGAGGAAGTTTTTACGGTGGATTGGACGGACAACGCGCACCGCGCGAACCGGAAGCATTTTTATAAGTCGAGCTACGACAATGCGACCGTACGTTCGCCCGCGCGGCGCATGATTGCCCAGATTCGGGATATTCCCAACAACGCGGGCATGTACCGCTGGACGGGGCACGACTATCTGGGCGAAGCCGGACTGGCCAGCGGGGCCTGGCCCTTCAAGCTTTTTTCCGGTGGCACGTGCGACCTCGCCAACTTCGAGAAGGATTTGTATTATCTCTACCAAAGCCAGTGGACGACGGAACCGATGGTCCATATCCTGCCGCACTGGACGCATCCGGCCATGAAACCCGGCACCGAAATCCCGGTCTGGGTCTACTCCAACTGCGATGAAGTCGAACTCTTCCTCAACGGCAAGTCGCAGGGCAAACAAACGCCCGGAACGAAATGGCAGGAAATGCAGTGCCAATGGATGGTGGGTTGGACGCCGGGGTCGGTTGTGGCCGTGGGATATGACGGGGGAAGGAAAGCCGCTGAAAAAATGATTCGCACGGCGGATGAGCCTGCACAGCTCCAACTCTCCGTCGACGGGGAACCGCTTGCCGCTTCCGGGAAAGACCTTGTGCAGGTGCGCACCACCTTCAGGGATGCGAAGGGGGAGTTTTATCCGTATGGCGAAAACCGTGTTTTCTTCAATGTCCAGGGTCCCGCAAAAATCAAAGCGCTGGACAACGGCAAGCCGAACGATGTTGAACCCTTCCACGGAACCACCGACCGCATGGCCTTCTTCGGTTTGGCCCGCGCCTACATCGAATCCGGGAAGGATGATGGTGCCGTGGCTTTGGTGGCCGGGGCTATTCTGGGCGATAAAAAACTCGTGGTCTCCAGCACGGTCCATATCGATGTTCAACAGATTGCGTTGCGGGGTAAGCAGGCCTTCCAAACGCCGGAAATCTTCTTCACCACCGATGGAAGCACGCCCTCCGTCAAGTCGACAAGGTACAACGGCGGCTTCGAGGTGGCCTTGGGCACAACGGTCAAGGCGCTGGTGATGATCGGCGGCCAGCCGGCCCTGGTGATGGAGGAGCGCTTCGCGGATGACGTGGGTTTGCTCTGGGAAGGTGGCGGGCTCGATACCGAGTTCGGCGGCGACCAGGCCGAAGATGCCGAGTTCCAGGGGGCAACAAAATCAACCGAGGGTCGAAACTATAACGGCTCCGGTTTCCTGGACATGGGAAAGAAAACGGGGGCCTATGTTGAGTGGTATCGCG